The Sulfurimonas sp. HSL-1716 sequence CGACAAAGAGAACGTACCATATTCGCTTTCAGACAACAACACGATAAAAGTTCCAAAAAACATAGTCTACAAACAACGTATCTCGATAGCTTCCATGGGAATTCCGACAAATAAAAACGTCGGTTTTGAACTTTTTGATTCCCAGGAGTTCGGCGCTACGAGTTTCGATCAAAATGTCAAATATCTAAGAGCGTTGGAGGGTGAGCTTTCGCGTACTATCTCTGCTCTTGATCCCGTCGAAGGTGCAAGCGTTTCTCTTGCCCTTCCTAAAGAAACTCTATTTGTCTCAAAACAAACAGAGCCGACGGCTTCGGTGATGGTCAAACTCAAAGACGGAAGAACACTTACTCCAAAACAGATCCGCGGCATCAAAAACCTTGTGGCTTCCGCAGTTCCCAAACTTACGATCGAAAATGTTGCCCTTATAAACAGTAACGGCGAAGTGCTTGGCGACAATGACGATTCGACACAGCTCGGAGAACTTTCCGTCGTAGAGCAGAGATATAAATCAAAAGAGGAGAAAAAAAGCGAGCAGAAAATAGTCGACGTTCTTGCTCCTTTCTTGGGCGGAAGCGATCATGTTGTGGCTAAAGTTACCATAGAGTATGATTTTTCGCAAAAAAGTTCCACGTCCGAGAAATACGATCCTGAAAATGTCGTCAGAAGCGAGCAGACGGTAGAGGAAAAACGCGAAGGTTCGACTCCTGCCAAAGTCGGCGGTGTTCCCGGAACGGTAAGTAACATCGGTCCTGTGCAGGGGCTTAAAAGCAATACTACGACCGATAAATATCAAAAAAACAGCGGTACGACGAACTATGAGATATCTAAAACGGTTTCGACTCAAAAAGATCAGTTCGCCCGTATAAAAAGGATCACTGCCGCAGTCGTCGTAGACGGAAAATATCAACATAAGGTCGATAAGAACGGAAATCCGACAAACGAGATGGAGTATGTAGCCCTAGACCAGTCCCAGCTGGATGCGATTGCTTCGCTCGTGTCGCAATCCATAGGGATCAATCAAGAAAGAGGCGACCAGGTATCGATCAAGAATTTTCAGTTTAAAAGTTCCGGTGAAACGGCTACGGGCAATGAGGGCATCACCAAATTCGTATCGTTTACGGATATGTATATTACACCGTTTGCATCCGTGTTTAAGTATGCTTTTGTTCTTATTATTCTGTTTGTACTATACAAAAAAGTCATATCTCCGTTTGCAGAAAGGATGCTTGAGATATCACGCGAGGATGAAGATATCGAGAGACCTGTCCTTGCCGTAGAAGATGATGAAGACGATGATCTTGTAGAAAGGGTGCAGGAGATGCGTAAAAAAGTCGAAGACCAGCTCGGCGTCGGTCAAAACTTTAATGAAGACGAACTCAAATACGATGTCCTTTTAGAAAAAATAAAAACGATTGCCGATGATCATCCGGAAGATATTGCCGCACTTATTCAAAGTCTGCTAAGCGAGGAGTCTGTCGCCAATACACCGAGTTATTCAAAATTGGAGGGACTATAAGATGAATCTTTCTTCAGCACAGCAGGCTCAATTCGAAGAGATGTCGATGACCGAGAAGATCGCAATACTCCTATTACAGCTTGGAGAAGATGTCACGGCCAATATATTTTCGCACCTTTCTGTGGATTCGATCACCGAGATATCAAAGTTCATCGCCACAAACAGATCTATAGACAAGGCAGTGGCTACCGCGATATTAGAAGAGTTTCACGCCATTGTACAGTCAAGCCAGTATTTGACTTCAGGCGGTATGGAATACGCACGAGAGCTGTTATACCGTACGCTGGGACCCGATGAGGCGAAAAAAGTTTTGGACAAACTTTCAAAAAGTATGCAGAACTCACAAAACTTCGCATATCTTTCCAAGATCAAACCGCAGCAGCTTTCCGACTTTATTATCAACGAGCATCCTCAGACGATCGCGCTTATTTTGGCTCATATGGACGCTACGGCAGCGGCGGACGTCTTGGGATATTTTTCAGATGATCTTCGTGCCGAAGTCGCTATGAGGATGGCAAAGCTCGGAGATATTTCACCGTCTGTTATCAAGCGTGTCAGCGCCGTGCTGGAATCGAAACTGGAATCTCTTGCAAGCTACAAGGTCGAAGTCGGCGGACCGCGAGCCGTTGCGGATGTATTTAACCGTCTGGGTGCAAAAGCCTCCAAAGCTACTCTCAGTTCTATCGAACAGATCGATGAAGAGCTTGCATCTGCTATTAAAGAGATGATGTTCACGTTTGAAGATATCTCCAAACTCGACAATAACGCGATCAGGGAAGTGCTCAAAGCTTCGGACAAGCAAGACCTTATGCTTGCGCTTAAAAGTGCGGCTGAAGATCTCAAAGAGAAATTCTTTGCAAATATGTCCCAGCGTGCGCGTGATACGTTTGAAGAGGAGATGCAGTTTATGGGTGCGGTTAAAATGAAAGATGTCGAAGCCGCACAGCGTAAGATCGTAGAGGTCGTAACACAGCTTGCCGAGCAGGGACTTGTTCAGATGGGCGAATCAGAAGAGATGATAGAGTAGACCGATGGATATTTTAATAACGACGGACCGTCTTGACAACCATACGATAGACAAATATAAGTTCAAAGTTTTTTCTCACGGAGATAAAGAAGTCAAAGAGCTCGAAAGTTCCGAAAATTCACAAGAGATCTTTAAACAATTCGATGCAAAAAAACAGGACAATGAAGAACAAAAGCATACGGCTAGCGAAAAAAAGGATGAGTTGGTCGAATCTCTTTTGCAAAAGACGGACGAGATGTCATCAAACTTTATCAAGCTTCAAATGAAACTCGAAGCTTGTGAAGAGGAGTGTGCACAAAAGCTTGAAGCGGCAAAGAAAGAAGCCTATCAAAACGGTATGGACGATGCCAAGGAGCAGT is a genomic window containing:
- the fliG gene encoding flagellar motor switch protein FliG: MNLSSAQQAQFEEMSMTEKIAILLLQLGEDVTANIFSHLSVDSITEISKFIATNRSIDKAVATAILEEFHAIVQSSQYLTSGGMEYARELLYRTLGPDEAKKVLDKLSKSMQNSQNFAYLSKIKPQQLSDFIINEHPQTIALILAHMDATAAADVLGYFSDDLRAEVAMRMAKLGDISPSVIKRVSAVLESKLESLASYKVEVGGPRAVADVFNRLGAKASKATLSSIEQIDEELASAIKEMMFTFEDISKLDNNAIREVLKASDKQDLMLALKSAAEDLKEKFFANMSQRARDTFEEEMQFMGAVKMKDVEAAQRKIVEVVTQLAEQGLVQMGESEEMIE
- the fliF gene encoding flagellar basal-body MS-ring/collar protein FliF — encoded protein: MDFKVLFSQLVVLYSKLSKAQRIIIGGAIVGIVAFLVFLVVFTSKGEMKDNYEILFEKLSNEDAAKVVQQLDKENVPYSLSDNNTIKVPKNIVYKQRISIASMGIPTNKNVGFELFDSQEFGATSFDQNVKYLRALEGELSRTISALDPVEGASVSLALPKETLFVSKQTEPTASVMVKLKDGRTLTPKQIRGIKNLVASAVPKLTIENVALINSNGEVLGDNDDSTQLGELSVVEQRYKSKEEKKSEQKIVDVLAPFLGGSDHVVAKVTIEYDFSQKSSTSEKYDPENVVRSEQTVEEKREGSTPAKVGGVPGTVSNIGPVQGLKSNTTTDKYQKNSGTTNYEISKTVSTQKDQFARIKRITAAVVVDGKYQHKVDKNGNPTNEMEYVALDQSQLDAIASLVSQSIGINQERGDQVSIKNFQFKSSGETATGNEGITKFVSFTDMYITPFASVFKYAFVLIILFVLYKKVISPFAERMLEISREDEDIERPVLAVEDDEDDDLVERVQEMRKKVEDQLGVGQNFNEDELKYDVLLEKIKTIADDHPEDIAALIQSLLSEESVANTPSYSKLEGL